From the genome of Nodosilinea sp. FACHB-141, one region includes:
- a CDS encoding Mu transposase C-terminal domain-containing protein encodes MDKGQFEVTDPDSQFLDEVLLSDQAFSTDPSRVLIEASDLHRLRYRLVEWLAESPNPKVKSDRKKKLAETLQMSIRQVERLLNQYFEDKLQEEGGVQRADKGTHRVEEYWQDYIPEVYEKSLKDKHPLKPADIVREVQRHAVVDLGKEEGDYPHPATIYRILKPLVERQKRKKKIRNPGSGSWLVVETRNGQFIRANFSNQIIQCDHTKLDIRIVGTDGKTLQWRPWLTTVVDTFSGCLVGYHLWHKQPGAYEVGLALRHASLPKDYPKEYKLEKEWNIYGPPLQYFFTDGGKDLSASKHVKAIGKKLGFQCELRDRPNQGAIVERLFGTINTQVLAALLGYQPSRAGKEQIEKAEKEACLTIDDLDKILAGYFCDDYNHQTYPDDKRFTRYERWFIGMGSKLPEPLDERELDICLMKQAQVTVQEHGTVTFKTYSYRCEELRPWRGKYVNLHYDPDHVLTMLVYSLDEEFIGHAHAINMDMQDLSLDELEQLNKEKNKAKRSHSNYDALLALDKRKKLVEERKQDKKQQQRSEQKKLREKGKKNSKVVELRKARKTKSSNAASLPELLPERIDYSQDKPAQAMQTSQVNKTSAIPEASEKRDIDEGKRHRLIIPKDKKLKKIW; translated from the coding sequence ATGGATAAAGGTCAATTTGAAGTCACAGATCCTGACTCTCAATTTCTAGATGAAGTTCTTTTGAGCGATCAGGCCTTCAGCACGGATCCTTCTCGCGTCCTCATTGAAGCCTCGGATCTTCATCGGTTGCGATATAGGTTGGTTGAGTGGTTGGCTGAGTCGCCTAACCCAAAGGTAAAGTCCGATAGGAAGAAGAAATTAGCAGAAACGCTTCAGATGTCAATTCGCCAAGTTGAGCGATTACTAAATCAGTACTTTGAAGATAAGCTTCAGGAAGAGGGGGGAGTTCAGCGCGCCGACAAGGGAACTCATAGGGTCGAAGAGTATTGGCAGGACTATATTCCGGAAGTGTATGAGAAAAGCCTAAAGGATAAGCATCCGCTCAAACCTGCTGACATTGTGCGTGAGGTTCAAAGACATGCTGTAGTCGATTTAGGAAAGGAAGAAGGTGACTATCCGCACCCAGCAACTATTTACCGAATTTTGAAGCCTCTCGTCGAACGACAAAAAAGGAAAAAGAAAATCCGCAACCCCGGCTCTGGCTCTTGGCTTGTGGTTGAAACGCGAAATGGTCAATTTATTAGAGCCAATTTCAGTAACCAAATTATTCAGTGTGATCACACAAAGTTAGACATTCGGATTGTAGGGACTGATGGCAAAACTCTACAGTGGAGACCTTGGTTAACCACAGTTGTAGACACTTTTTCTGGCTGCTTGGTCGGCTATCATCTTTGGCATAAGCAGCCAGGGGCTTATGAAGTGGGACTTGCCCTTAGGCATGCTAGTCTTCCTAAAGACTATCCTAAAGAGTATAAGTTAGAGAAAGAATGGAATATTTATGGTCCTCCCCTACAATATTTCTTTACGGATGGTGGTAAAGATTTAAGTGCTTCAAAACATGTTAAGGCTATTGGCAAAAAACTAGGGTTCCAGTGTGAATTGCGAGATAGACCTAATCAAGGAGCAATTGTTGAGCGCCTATTTGGGACGATTAATACGCAAGTCTTAGCGGCATTACTAGGATATCAACCCAGCAGGGCCGGTAAAGAGCAAATAGAGAAGGCAGAAAAAGAGGCTTGCTTAACCATTGATGATCTGGATAAGATACTAGCAGGTTATTTTTGTGACGATTATAACCATCAAACTTATCCCGACGATAAGCGCTTTACCCGCTATGAACGTTGGTTCATAGGTATGGGCAGTAAACTGCCGGAGCCCCTCGACGAGCGAGAGCTTGATATTTGTTTAATGAAGCAGGCACAAGTAACTGTCCAAGAACACGGAACTGTTACCTTCAAAACATACAGTTATCGTTGTGAGGAGCTAAGGCCGTGGAGAGGTAAATACGTTAATCTACATTATGATCCCGACCATGTGCTTACTATGCTTGTTTATAGCCTAGATGAGGAATTTATTGGTCATGCTCATGCTATCAACATGGATATGCAGGATTTGAGTTTGGACGAATTGGAGCAGCTAAATAAAGAGAAGAACAAAGCTAAGCGCAGCCATTCAAATTATGATGCCTTACTAGCTTTAGACAAACGCAAAAAGCTGGTTGAGGAACGAAAGCAGGATAAAAAACAGCAGCAGCGTTCAGAACAGAAAAAGTTAAGAGAAAAAGGAAAAAAGAATTCAAAAGTAGTTGAGCTAAGAAAGGCGCGGAAGACTAAGTCTTCTAACGCTGCAAGCCTGCCTGAGCTTCTGCCTGAACGCATTGATTATTCTCAGGATAAGCCAGCTCAGGCTATGCAGACTTCTCAAGTGAATAAAACATCTGCCATCCCTGAGGCTAGTGAAAAAAGAGACATAGACGAAGGCAAGCGTCACAGACTAATTATTCCCAAAGATAAAAAGCTAAAGAAGATCTGGTAA
- a CDS encoding reverse transcriptase domain-containing protein gives MKAAVREVATNVADHPFVFRTDVKGYYASIHHKILMGIVGRYVRDEAVLALLWGYLRRYVNDGRKFIDIKGISLGCPWSPLMGALYLKPVDDWMAELGCFYVRFMNDWVVLAPTRWRLRKVIKAVNEVMADLRVEQHPDKTFIGRVARGGDFLGYWFTTEGLGLATKTVERFAERVSQLVVF, from the coding sequence ATGAAGGCGGCGGTGCGAGAGGTGGCGACAAATGTTGCAGATCACCCATTTGTGTTTCGCACTGATGTGAAGGGCTACTATGCCAGTATTCATCACAAGATTCTTATGGGAATTGTGGGGCGTTATGTGCGAGATGAGGCGGTTTTGGCGTTGCTCTGGGGCTATTTACGGCGGTATGTCAATGATGGGAGAAAGTTCATCGATATTAAGGGGATCTCCTTGGGGTGTCCTTGGTCGCCGTTGATGGGGGCGCTGTATCTGAAGCCGGTCGATGACTGGATGGCGGAGTTGGGCTGCTTTTATGTCCGCTTTATGAATGACTGGGTTGTGCTTGCGCCGACGCGGTGGAGGCTACGGAAGGTGATCAAGGCGGTGAATGAAGTGATGGCGGATCTCCGGGTTGAGCAACACCCGGATAAGACGTTTATTGGGAGGGTTGCACGGGGGGGTGATTTTTTGGGGTATTGGTTTACGACGGAGGGGTTGGGGCTTGCGACGAAGACGGTGGAGAGGTTTGCTGAACGGGTTTCTCAGCTGGTAGTGTTCTAG
- a CDS encoding IS1 family transposase, whose translation MLAYVLAPHEDVSLSALMTLLTPFGIQQFYTDRWGTYLRLLKPEHHTVSKMNTQRIERKHLTLRTRIKRLARKTICFSKSVLMHDTVIGLFINRFEFGRPI comes from the coding sequence GTGCTGGCCTATGTTCTAGCACCGCACGAAGATGTCTCCCTCTCAGCGCTCATGACGTTGCTCACACCCTTTGGCATCCAGCAGTTTTACACCGATAGATGGGGGACTTACTTACGGTTGCTTAAGCCTGAACACCATACGGTTAGTAAAATGAACACTCAGCGCATTGAACGAAAACACTTAACCTTGAGGACTCGGATCAAGCGGCTGGCGCGCAAAACTATTTGCTTCTCTAAGTCTGTCTTGATGCATGACACCGTGATTGGACTGTTCATCAACCGCTTTGAATTCGGGCGACCTATCTAA
- a CDS encoding IS1-like element transposase: MVLEPIDCPTYHTLDVVKNGKSNKGKQRYRCSNTKCSRASFIRNYTYRGYLPEVKRQISDMAMNGSGIRDTAWVLKVSPTTVIEKLKKTSASGAG; encoded by the coding sequence ATGGTTCTCGAACCCATTGACTGCCCGACGTATCATACCCTTGATGTCGTCAAAAATGGCAAAAGCAATAAAGGCAAGCAGCGCTATCGCTGCAGCAACACCAAGTGTTCGCGTGCCTCTTTCATCCGCAACTACACCTACCGAGGCTACTTGCCTGAGGTCAAACGACAAATCAGTGACATGGCGATGAATGGCAGCGGTATTCGCGATACGGCTTGGGTGCTGAAGGTTAGCCCAACGACCGTGATTGAGAAACTAAAAAAAACATCGGCATCTGGAGCCGGTTAA